One window of the Zea mays cultivar B73 chromosome 3, Zm-B73-REFERENCE-NAM-5.0, whole genome shotgun sequence genome contains the following:
- the LOC103651693 gene encoding uncharacterized protein, translating into MLCYSVVGTVNIKNPRGDPNESTMRCARWKTEARRVQNSELLHRVRVRASLSLQRLLAMAASRDHLGGDPPESTQLRLGDDIAWSEINGVYDRDDSLKENTNPKCVLKSQHPGAAGSSQRFSGNLKPTAAPIIGLSGKLGACARGHRHRPPAMFPGKARPGGGRASKAAVPDPGSPKVSCIGKVLSDHERARARLGGGRGSGAPGCCGFFMQRSRSRSRHSAVECVDQSPPPPEEAAAARSAEEATAPPPGLGSVRRFASGRRAAEWAAKVEDDGRVARSGPL; encoded by the coding sequence ATGCTATGCTATAGTGTAGTAGGAACCGTAAATATAAAGAATCCACGTGGCGACCCCAACGAGTCAACCATGCGTTGCGCACGCTGGAAAACGGAGGCAAGGCGCGTGCAAAACTCCGAACTCCTCCATCGCGTTCGCGTGCGCGCTTCTCTCTCTCTTCAGCGTCTCCTTGCCATGGCCGCCTCGCGAGACCACCTCGGTGGCGACCCGCCGGAGTCGACGCAGCTGCGCCTCGGAGACGACATCGCGTGGTCGGAGATCAACGGCGTGTACGACCGCGACGACTCGCTCAAGGAGAACACCAACCCCAAGTGCGTCCTCAAGAGCCAGCACCCCGGCGCCGCCGGGTCCTCGCAGAGGTTCTCGGGCAACCTGAAGCCCACGGCGGCGCCCATCATCGGGCTTTCCGGGAAGCTCGGCGCGTGCGCGCGGGGGCACCGCCACCGCCCACCCGCCATGTTTCCTGGGAAGGCCAGGCCCGGCGGCGGGCGCGCGTCCAAGGCGGCCGTCCCGGACCCCGGGTCGCCCAAGGTGTCCTGCATCGGGAAGGTCCTCTCGGAccacgagcgagcgcgcgcgcgcctcGGAGGCGGCCGCGGCTCCGGGGCGCCTGGGTGCTGCGGCTTCTTCATGCAGCGCAGCCGGAGCCGGTCCAGGCACAGCGCCGTCGAGTGCGTCGACCAGTCCCCGCCGCCGCCCGAGGAGGCTGCAGCGGCGAGGTCCGCGGAGGAGGCGACGGCGCCACCGCCGGGGCTGGGAAGTGTGCGGCGGTTTGCGTCGGGGAGGCGAGCGGCGGAGTGGGCGGCCAAGGTGGAGGACGACGGGCGCGTGGCGAGATCTGGGCCGTTGTAG